A region of Thermovibrio ammonificans HB-1 DNA encodes the following proteins:
- a CDS encoding flavodoxin family protein, whose protein sequence is MKVLAINGSHRKGSTLLLLQEALKELEGFETEVISLCDYVLEYCKVCNACKRNGGVCVVKDGYEEIAAKMKEADAIIIGSPVYFGSITGMLKTLFDRSRTLRVNWELKDKVCAAIAVGATKHGGQEHTLQAIHAWALIHGMILVADSDPTAHFGCAAVAKQVDDRFEIDEWGLKTARSVGKRVREVLNLIKGRA, encoded by the coding sequence ATGAAAGTTCTGGCCATCAACGGCTCCCACAGGAAAGGCTCTACACTCTTACTGCTTCAGGAGGCCCTGAAAGAGCTTGAAGGGTTTGAAACCGAGGTTATATCGCTGTGTGACTACGTTTTAGAGTACTGCAAGGTGTGCAACGCCTGCAAGAGAAACGGCGGCGTGTGCGTGGTTAAAGACGGCTACGAGGAGATAGCCGCAAAAATGAAAGAGGCCGACGCCATAATCATCGGCTCTCCCGTTTACTTTGGCTCCATTACCGGAATGCTCAAGACCCTCTTCGACCGCTCAAGGACCCTAAGGGTCAACTGGGAGCTCAAAGACAAGGTGTGCGCGGCTATTGCCGTAGGTGCAACCAAACACGGAGGCCAGGAGCACACCCTCCAGGCAATCCACGCCTGGGCACTTATCCACGGGATGATACTGGTGGCAGACTCAGACCCCACGGCCCACTTCGGGTGTGCGGCCGTTGCCAAACAGGTAGACGACAGGTTTGAGATAGACGAGTGGGGCTTAAAAACCGCCCGTAGCGTGGGCAAAAGGGTAAGAGAGGTGCTCAACCTGATTAAGGGAAGAGCTTGA